The proteins below are encoded in one region of Microbispora sp. NBC_01189:
- a CDS encoding MFS transporter, whose protein sequence is MTAPQVVQEELPGARRREQRGWYWYDWADSAFQTTVLTVFLGPYLTSVATTAAGGPDGFVSFLGLDLRPKAYFTAMVTISVLLQIVVMPVVGALADHTGRKRRILGSFAFTGAAATLGFYLVSDDAYLLGGALFLLANVTFGSARVVYDSFLPQIAGAEERDTISSRGWGFGYLGGGLLLALNLVVYLFADIDKGLAVRISLASAGLWWGAFTIIPMLRLRDRRVPVHEATAARAVTGSVRQLGRTIAELRRYPRTLLFLAAYLVYNDGVQTVIGFSATYADQELGLGQTHQIGAILMVQFIAVGGALGLGRLAAVFGTKRTVLASLVVWTMVVAVAYFLQKGAALQFYAIAAAIAIVMGGTQALSRSMYSLVIPPGREAEYFSLYQVSDKGSAFLGSLVLTLALQLTDSYRTAIVSLIVFFVLGFVLLTTVNLPRAIREAGNEVPDHI, encoded by the coding sequence ATGACCGCCCCCCAGGTCGTTCAGGAGGAGCTTCCCGGCGCGCGACGGCGTGAGCAGCGCGGCTGGTACTGGTACGACTGGGCCGACTCGGCGTTCCAGACGACGGTCCTGACCGTCTTCCTCGGGCCGTACCTGACCTCGGTCGCCACGACGGCGGCGGGCGGCCCGGACGGCTTCGTGTCGTTCCTGGGCCTGGACCTGCGGCCGAAGGCGTACTTCACCGCGATGGTGACGATCTCGGTGCTGCTCCAGATCGTGGTCATGCCGGTCGTCGGCGCCCTGGCCGACCACACCGGGCGCAAGAGGCGCATCCTCGGGTCGTTCGCCTTCACCGGCGCGGCGGCCACCCTGGGGTTCTACCTCGTCTCGGACGACGCGTACCTGCTGGGCGGCGCGCTGTTCCTGCTCGCCAACGTCACCTTCGGCTCGGCGCGGGTCGTGTACGACTCCTTCCTGCCCCAGATCGCCGGGGCGGAGGAACGCGACACGATCTCCAGCAGGGGCTGGGGTTTCGGCTACCTCGGCGGCGGCCTGCTGCTCGCGCTCAACCTGGTGGTCTACCTGTTCGCCGACATCGACAAGGGCCTCGCGGTGCGGATCAGCCTGGCCTCGGCCGGCCTGTGGTGGGGCGCCTTCACGATCATCCCGATGCTGCGCCTGCGCGACCGGCGGGTGCCGGTCCACGAGGCGACCGCGGCGCGGGCGGTCACCGGCAGCGTGCGCCAGCTCGGCCGCACGATCGCCGAACTGCGCCGCTATCCCCGCACGCTGCTGTTCCTCGCGGCCTACCTCGTCTACAACGACGGCGTGCAGACCGTGATCGGGTTCTCCGCGACGTACGCCGACCAGGAGCTGGGGCTGGGGCAGACCCACCAGATCGGCGCGATCCTGATGGTCCAGTTCATCGCGGTGGGCGGCGCCCTCGGGCTCGGGCGGCTCGCGGCGGTGTTCGGGACCAAGCGCACGGTCCTCGCCAGCCTGGTGGTGTGGACCATGGTGGTCGCGGTGGCCTACTTCCTGCAGAAGGGCGCGGCCCTGCAGTTCTACGCGATCGCGGCCGCCATCGCGATCGTCATGGGCGGCACGCAGGCGCTGTCGCGTTCGATGTACTCACTCGTGATCCCGCCGGGGCGGGAGGCGGAGTACTTCAGCCTGTACCAGGTCAGCGACAAGGGCTCGGCGTTCCTCGGCTCGCTGGTGCTCACGCTGGCGCTCCAGCTCACCGACAGCTACCGCACCGCGATCGTCTCGCTGATCGTGTTCTTCGTCCTCGGATTCGTGCTGCTCACGACGGTCAACCTGCCCCGGGCCATCCGCGAGGCGGGCAACGAGGTCCCCGACCACATCTGA
- a CDS encoding RNA polymerase-binding protein RbpA — protein MGERALRGTRLGATSYENDRNTDLAPRQEVSYTCPRGHLTTVPLAVEAEIPTTWECRHCGSPALRVDAEQPQQKKAKPTRTHWDMLLERRSIEDLEEVLNERLAILREQRRKSA, from the coding sequence ATGGGCGAGCGTGCACTTCGCGGTACCCGGCTCGGCGCGACCAGCTACGAGAACGACCGCAACACCGATCTGGCTCCTCGCCAGGAGGTGTCCTACACGTGCCCGAGGGGCCATCTCACCACCGTCCCGCTCGCCGTCGAGGCCGAGATCCCGACGACCTGGGAGTGCCGTCACTGCGGCAGCCCCGCGCTGCGGGTGGACGCGGAGCAGCCTCAGCAGAAGAAGGCGAAGCCGACGCGGACCCACTGGGACATGCTCCTTGAGCGCCGTTCGATCGAGGACCTTGAGGAGGTGCTCAACGAGCGGCTCGCCATCCTGAGGGAACAGCGGCGCAAGAGCGCTTAG
- the sigK gene encoding ECF RNA polymerase sigma factor SigK: MAPQHGVRQEDASPGDRRPPDLADLLTAVARGDRPAFEQVYELLAPQVFGLVLRVVRDRAQSEEVAQEALVEVWRSAARYDPERGSALAWALTIAHRRAVDRVRSAQASADREERAARAAVHRPFDEVAESVDGRLESERLRRCLGGLTPLQRESVTLAYYGGYSYREVAELVRAPLPTVKTRMRDGLIRLRDCLGVDR, encoded by the coding sequence ATGGCGCCACAACACGGCGTACGCCAAGAGGACGCGTCGCCCGGCGATCGGCGGCCGCCGGACCTGGCGGACCTGCTGACGGCGGTGGCCCGGGGCGACCGACCGGCGTTCGAGCAGGTGTACGAACTGCTGGCCCCCCAGGTGTTCGGCCTGGTGCTGCGGGTCGTCCGCGATCGCGCGCAGAGCGAGGAGGTCGCCCAGGAGGCGCTGGTGGAGGTGTGGCGCAGCGCGGCGCGGTATGACCCCGAGCGTGGTTCGGCGCTCGCCTGGGCCCTGACGATCGCCCACCGCCGGGCCGTCGACCGGGTGCGCTCGGCGCAGGCGAGCGCGGATCGGGAGGAGCGCGCCGCGCGGGCGGCGGTGCACCGGCCCTTCGACGAGGTGGCCGAGTCGGTGGACGGACGGCTGGAGAGTGAGCGGCTGCGCCGCTGCCTGGGCGGTCTGACACCGCTGCAACGGGAGTCGGTGACCCTCGCCTACTACGGCGGATACTCCTATCGGGAGGTCGCCGAGCTGGTGCGGGCCCCGCTGCCGACGGTCAAGACGAGGATGCGCGACGGACTGATCAGGCTGCGCGACTGCCTGGGGGTGGATCGATGA
- a CDS encoding anti-sigma factor, translated as MRRESFHGPWSAGPADPHTLAGAYALDAIDDDRERRRFEDHLARCGDCALEVATLIETAARLGRASAAPTPSALRERVMAQIGQVRQLPPPVSGRGRAGSRGRGWAGRRADSWADSWAGRWTGTGWRLRWALVAGLTGLTGMVAACVLGVAVLGAQDEAERAQRAYRQVTSVLAAPDARTATATTAGGARGTVVVSRSRAAVLFLAAGLAPLPRGRVYQVWRIGPDRVESAGLLSVDARGDAVPVPAATGAGVSQLSVSQVGVTVEPAGGSRQPTGRPLLVVDIPAA; from the coding sequence ATGAGGCGGGAGTCGTTCCACGGGCCCTGGAGCGCCGGCCCTGCCGACCCGCACACGCTGGCCGGCGCGTACGCGCTGGACGCGATCGACGACGATCGGGAGCGGCGGCGTTTCGAGGACCACCTGGCGCGGTGCGGTGACTGCGCGCTGGAGGTCGCGACGCTGATCGAGACGGCGGCGCGGCTCGGCCGGGCCAGCGCGGCACCGACGCCTTCCGCGCTGCGGGAACGGGTGATGGCCCAGATCGGCCAGGTGCGGCAACTGCCTCCGCCGGTGAGCGGGCGCGGCCGGGCCGGGTCGCGCGGCAGAGGATGGGCCGGCAGACGGGCCGACTCATGGGCCGACTCATGGGCCGGCAGATGGACCGGCACGGGGTGGCGTCTCCGGTGGGCTCTCGTGGCGGGACTGACCGGGCTGACCGGCATGGTGGCGGCGTGTGTCCTCGGGGTCGCCGTGCTCGGCGCCCAGGATGAGGCGGAGCGGGCACAGCGGGCGTATCGGCAGGTGACGAGCGTGCTGGCGGCCCCGGACGCGCGGACCGCGACGGCGACCACGGCGGGAGGCGCGCGGGGCACGGTGGTGGTCTCCCGTTCCCGGGCCGCGGTGCTCTTCCTGGCCGCCGGCCTGGCGCCGCTGCCGCGCGGCCGGGTCTACCAGGTGTGGCGGATCGGCCCTGACCGAGTCGAGTCGGCGGGACTGCTGAGCGTCGACGCGCGCGGCGACGCGGTGCCGGTGCCGGCGGCCACCGGGGCGGGCGTGTCCCAGCTGAGTGTTTCCCAGGTGGGAGTGACGGTGGAACCGGCAGGCGGCTCCCGGCAGCCCACCGGCCGGCCGCTGCTGGTGGTCGACATACCCGCCGCCTGA
- a CDS encoding molybdopterin-dependent oxidoreductase translates to MKVIRARAAESRAESRAGNEAGRPVVSRFAAAGCGLLAALAALAAARLAAGLTGPQAAPLTAVGSALIDLTPRWLEELAIRWFGSDDKTALVTGMTVAVAVLAAAVGLAAPRRRALSYGTLAGLGLTGGVAALSRPGSTVSNLGPSLVAVAAGLAALHVLRARLLRAFPPPAARPRPMPDAPADEPADDPADDLGDEPGDEIGVRHVDATPAAARGAGTAREDRRALLRAGAAVLGLAAAGEAGGRAITDWRAVADGTAARPELPAPADPAPALPAGTGSPVPGLSPFITPTAAFYRVDTALVVPRVPYRRWRLRVHGLAARPYEVSFDELLALPLIERNITLTCVSNEVGGPYVGTARWLGVDLAALLRRAGVRAGADQILSHSADGWTCSTPLEAVLDGRDALLAVGMNGQALPPEHGFPARMVVPGLYGYVSATKWVTDITLTRFADRPAYWTQRGWAERAPIKTASRIEVPKPFARLPAGPAVIAGTAWAQHRGVAAVEVRIDGGSWRQARLTPWAGPDTWRQWRLDWAATPGRHRVEVRATDVTGHVQPAARVPPFPDGATGWHSVLVTVT, encoded by the coding sequence GTGAAAGTCATCAGGGCGAGGGCGGCCGAGAGCCGGGCAGAGAGCCGGGCCGGGAACGAGGCGGGCAGGCCGGTGGTGTCCCGCTTCGCGGCGGCCGGGTGCGGACTGCTGGCCGCGCTGGCGGCGCTGGCGGCGGCCCGGCTCGCGGCCGGGCTGACCGGGCCGCAGGCCGCTCCGTTGACGGCGGTGGGCTCGGCGCTCATCGACCTGACACCCCGGTGGCTGGAAGAACTGGCGATCCGCTGGTTCGGCAGTGACGACAAGACGGCCCTGGTCACGGGAATGACCGTGGCGGTGGCGGTCCTCGCCGCGGCCGTCGGGCTGGCCGCGCCACGCCGCCGCGCCCTCTCCTACGGCACGCTGGCCGGTCTCGGGCTGACCGGGGGTGTCGCCGCGCTCTCCCGGCCCGGATCCACCGTGTCCAATCTCGGGCCGTCGCTGGTGGCGGTGGCCGCCGGACTGGCCGCCCTGCACGTGCTGCGCGCCCGCCTGCTCCGGGCGTTCCCGCCGCCGGCGGCGCGGCCTCGGCCCATGCCGGACGCCCCGGCAGACGAACCCGCAGACGACCCGGCAGACGATCTGGGCGACGAACCGGGCGACGAGATCGGTGTCCGCCACGTCGACGCGACACCGGCCGCGGCACGCGGGGCAGGCACGGCACGCGAGGATCGGCGAGCGCTGCTGCGCGCCGGTGCGGCGGTGCTCGGGCTGGCCGCCGCGGGCGAGGCCGGCGGGCGGGCGATCACGGACTGGCGGGCCGTGGCGGACGGGACGGCGGCGCGCCCGGAACTGCCCGCCCCGGCTGATCCCGCGCCGGCGCTTCCGGCGGGGACCGGGTCGCCGGTGCCGGGGCTCAGCCCGTTCATCACCCCCACCGCCGCCTTCTACCGGGTCGACACCGCGCTGGTCGTGCCGCGCGTGCCCTACCGGCGATGGCGGCTGCGCGTCCACGGCCTGGCCGCCCGGCCGTACGAGGTGAGCTTCGACGAACTGCTCGCTCTGCCGCTGATCGAGCGGAACATCACGCTCACCTGCGTGTCCAACGAGGTCGGCGGCCCGTACGTCGGCACCGCCCGCTGGCTCGGCGTCGACCTGGCCGCCCTGCTGCGCAGGGCCGGAGTCCGCGCCGGCGCCGACCAGATCCTGTCCCACTCGGCCGACGGCTGGACCTGCTCGACCCCCCTGGAGGCCGTGCTGGACGGCCGGGACGCGCTGCTGGCCGTCGGCATGAACGGGCAGGCGTTGCCACCGGAGCACGGCTTCCCCGCCCGCATGGTCGTTCCCGGCCTGTACGGCTACGTGTCGGCCACCAAGTGGGTCACCGACATCACGCTGACCCGCTTCGCGGACCGGCCGGCGTACTGGACGCAGCGTGGATGGGCCGAACGCGCGCCGATCAAGACCGCCTCCAGGATCGAGGTGCCCAAGCCGTTCGCCCGCCTGCCCGCCGGGCCGGCCGTCATAGCGGGCACCGCCTGGGCGCAGCACCGCGGCGTCGCCGCCGTGGAGGTCCGCATCGACGGCGGTTCCTGGCGGCAGGCCCGCCTGACGCCGTGGGCGGGACCGGACACGTGGCGGCAGTGGCGGCTGGACTGGGCGGCCACCCCCGGCCGTCACCGCGTGGAGGTCCGCGCCACGGACGTCACCGGCCACGTCCAGCCCGCCGCCCGGGTGCCGCCGTTCCCCGACGGCGCCACCGGCTGGCACTCGGTCCTCGTGACCGTCACCTGA
- a CDS encoding fasciclin domain-containing protein: protein MRRSGLPGLVLALSLSASLAVSLSACGGSDGTGGTGDGTAAATASQPPAAGRPAAAQPFGPACSAVPAEGEGSFTGMADDPVATAASNNPVLLTLVAAVKKAGLVDTLNSADGITVFAPTDDAFAKIPKATLDKVLADRKTLTDILTYHVVPGRKTPADLENGSFTTLQGGTVTTTGSGADFSVNKAEVVCGGVTTRNATVYIIDTVLMPES, encoded by the coding sequence ATGCGTCGAAGTGGCCTGCCCGGACTGGTCCTGGCTCTGTCCCTGTCGGCGTCCCTGGCGGTCTCGCTGTCCGCCTGCGGCGGCAGCGACGGCACCGGCGGCACCGGCGACGGCACCGCGGCGGCGACGGCCTCGCAGCCGCCGGCGGCCGGCCGCCCGGCCGCGGCGCAGCCGTTCGGCCCGGCCTGCTCGGCCGTCCCCGCCGAGGGCGAGGGAAGCTTCACCGGCATGGCCGACGACCCGGTGGCCACCGCCGCCTCCAACAACCCGGTCCTGTTGACCCTCGTCGCCGCAGTGAAGAAGGCGGGTCTCGTCGACACCCTCAACTCCGCCGACGGCATCACCGTCTTCGCGCCCACCGACGACGCCTTCGCCAAGATCCCCAAGGCGACCCTGGACAAGGTCCTCGCCGACAGGAAGACTCTGACCGACATCCTCACCTACCATGTCGTTCCCGGCCGGAAGACCCCCGCCGACCTGGAGAACGGATCCTTCACGACCCTGCAGGGCGGCACGGTCACCACCACCGGCTCCGGTGCCGACTTCAGCGTCAACAAGGCCGAGGTGGTGTGCGGCGGCGTGACGACCCGCAACGCCACCGTCTACATCATCGACACCGTCCTCATGCCGGAAAGCTGA
- a CDS encoding MMPL family transporter yields the protein MATLLYRLGRFSFRRRGRVAALWLLLLVVLGLAAAAFHGPAGDKFSMPGTESQRALDALAKEFPQAGGATGAIVLAAPQGRKLAPAAVAPVVKEAAAIPGVVAAMDPFRTGAISPDGRYALVQVQFAQAAEDVTDAQRAAYLKAGSSATGLRVEHGGEVLKAAPEVGGSEGLGVVIAAVVLIVTFGSLVAAGMTLLNALIGVGAGMGGLFALSGVVELTSVTPVLALMLGLAVGIDYSLFITSRYRQFLAEGMAPEEAAGRAVGTAGSAVVFAGATVVIALAGLSVVGIPFLSVMGLAAAGTVAVAVLVALTLLPAFLSYAGARVLPRRLRTGDDAGGTGRGFGYTWGRVVTRLRVPILVAGVLALGALTLPAQDLRLALPDAGTAAPGTPARDAYDLTSEGFGEGFNARLIAVVSAADRAATTAAAGQAAQLIQQTPGVLAVAPPQPNAAGTTALLTIIPKAGPTAAATEDAVHAIRAKVAAIGGAEIAVTGATAVGIDVSDKLADAMPVYLLLVVGLSVLLLMLVFRSILVPIKAALGFLLTVGSTFGITVAIFQQGHLAGLLGVDVPGPLVSFLPILLIGILFGLAMDYEVFLVSRMREDHVRGDAPRQATINGMGHNARVVTAAALIMTAVFGGFVFMNDPIIKSMGFALAVGVLVDAFVVRMTLVPAVMSMLGRAAWWLPRALDRALPDLDVEGERLRHHLTAAESPERAGVS from the coding sequence GTGGCAACCCTGCTGTACCGGCTGGGCCGGTTCTCCTTCCGCAGGCGCGGGCGCGTCGCCGCCCTGTGGCTGCTCCTGCTGGTGGTCCTGGGCCTGGCCGCCGCGGCCTTCCACGGCCCGGCCGGCGACAAGTTCTCGATGCCCGGCACCGAGTCACAGCGGGCCCTGGACGCCCTGGCCAAGGAGTTCCCGCAGGCCGGCGGTGCCACCGGGGCCATCGTGCTCGCCGCTCCGCAGGGCCGGAAGCTGGCGCCCGCCGCGGTCGCGCCCGTGGTCAAGGAGGCCGCCGCGATCCCCGGCGTCGTCGCCGCCATGGACCCGTTCCGGACCGGCGCGATCTCTCCCGACGGCCGCTACGCCCTGGTGCAGGTGCAGTTCGCCCAGGCGGCCGAGGACGTGACCGACGCCCAGCGCGCGGCGTACCTCAAAGCCGGATCCTCGGCCACGGGGCTGCGGGTCGAGCACGGCGGCGAGGTCCTGAAGGCCGCGCCGGAGGTCGGCGGGTCGGAAGGGCTGGGCGTCGTGATCGCCGCCGTGGTGCTGATCGTCACCTTCGGCTCGCTGGTGGCCGCGGGGATGACCCTGCTGAACGCGCTGATCGGCGTGGGCGCCGGCATGGGCGGGCTGTTCGCGCTCAGCGGCGTCGTCGAGCTGACCTCCGTCACGCCGGTGCTCGCGCTGATGCTGGGCCTGGCCGTCGGCATCGACTACTCGCTGTTCATCACCTCCCGCTACCGCCAGTTCCTCGCCGAGGGCATGGCGCCGGAGGAGGCCGCCGGCCGCGCGGTCGGCACCGCCGGATCGGCGGTGGTGTTCGCCGGGGCCACCGTGGTCATCGCGCTCGCCGGCCTGTCGGTGGTCGGCATCCCGTTCCTCAGCGTGATGGGCCTGGCCGCCGCCGGCACCGTGGCCGTCGCCGTCCTGGTCGCCCTCACGCTGCTGCCGGCCTTCCTGTCGTACGCCGGGGCCCGTGTGCTGCCCCGCAGGCTGCGCACCGGAGACGACGCGGGCGGGACCGGCCGCGGCTTCGGCTACACCTGGGGACGGGTGGTCACCCGGCTGCGCGTGCCGATCCTGGTGGCCGGCGTCCTCGCCCTGGGCGCGCTCACGCTGCCGGCTCAGGACCTGCGCCTGGCTCTGCCCGACGCCGGCACCGCCGCCCCCGGCACTCCGGCCCGCGACGCGTACGACCTGACCAGCGAGGGATTCGGCGAGGGCTTCAACGCCCGCCTGATCGCCGTGGTCTCCGCCGCCGACCGCGCGGCCACGACCGCCGCCGCCGGGCAGGCCGCGCAGCTGATCCAGCAGACCCCCGGTGTGCTGGCCGTGGCCCCGCCGCAGCCGAACGCCGCGGGCACCACCGCGCTGCTGACCATCATCCCCAAGGCCGGGCCCACCGCCGCGGCGACCGAGGACGCCGTCCACGCGATCCGCGCCAAGGTCGCCGCCATCGGCGGCGCCGAGATCGCCGTCACCGGCGCCACGGCCGTGGGCATCGACGTCTCCGACAAGCTCGCCGACGCCATGCCGGTGTACCTGCTGCTGGTGGTCGGCCTGTCGGTGCTGCTGCTGATGCTGGTCTTCCGCTCGATCCTGGTCCCGATCAAGGCCGCGCTGGGCTTCCTGCTCACCGTCGGCTCGACGTTCGGCATCACCGTGGCGATCTTCCAGCAGGGTCACCTGGCCGGCCTGCTGGGCGTGGACGTGCCGGGCCCGCTGGTCAGCTTCCTGCCGATCCTGCTCATCGGCATCCTGTTCGGCCTGGCCATGGACTACGAGGTGTTCCTGGTCTCGCGGATGCGCGAGGACCACGTGCGCGGCGACGCTCCCCGCCAGGCGACGATCAACGGAATGGGGCACAACGCGCGGGTCGTCACCGCCGCGGCGCTGATCATGACGGCCGTGTTCGGCGGGTTCGTGTTCATGAACGACCCGATCATCAAGTCGATGGGCTTCGCGCTGGCCGTCGGCGTGCTCGTCGACGCCTTCGTGGTCCGGATGACCCTCGTCCCCGCCGTGATGTCCATGCTCGGCCGCGCCGCCTGGTGGCTGCCCCGCGCCCTGGACCGGGCGCTGCCCGACCTCGACGTCGAGGGTGAACGTCTGCGCCACCACCTCACCGCCGCCGAGTCCCCGGAGCGGGCCGGGGTGTCCTGA
- a CDS encoding TetR/AcrR family transcriptional regulator, with the protein MARATTTRADILDSAVRLFAAHGFRGTSLQDIATDAGCSKASLLYHFTNKDAILTELLAPVGPEFAELEGRLTVLRGEEAARAAVTGLVDLSLRFRLQVKILLQDVDALINRPELPDADHIVERLTEALSGRSDAPEVRVWAWMAMLGIILTSAGECAIPEETLRAELTRGALRTLGLPTG; encoded by the coding sequence ATGGCACGCGCAACCACGACGCGCGCGGACATCCTCGACTCGGCCGTGCGGCTGTTCGCCGCCCACGGCTTCCGTGGCACCTCCCTGCAGGACATCGCCACGGACGCGGGCTGCTCCAAGGCGTCCTTGCTCTACCACTTCACGAACAAGGACGCGATCCTGACCGAGCTGTTGGCGCCCGTCGGGCCGGAGTTCGCCGAGCTGGAAGGGCGGCTCACCGTGCTGCGCGGTGAGGAGGCGGCCCGTGCCGCCGTCACCGGGCTCGTCGATCTGTCCCTGCGCTTCCGGCTCCAGGTGAAGATCCTCCTGCAGGACGTCGACGCGCTGATCAACCGGCCGGAGCTGCCTGACGCCGACCACATCGTCGAACGGCTCACCGAGGCCCTGTCGGGCCGCTCGGACGCCCCGGAGGTCCGCGTCTGGGCCTGGATGGCGATGCTCGGGATCATCTTGACCAGCGCCGGTGAGTGCGCGATCCCCGAAGAGACACTGCGCGCGGAACTGACCCGCGGCGCGTTGCGGACGCTCGGTCTGCCGACCGGCTGA
- a CDS encoding SDR family NAD(P)-dependent oxidoreductase, with amino-acid sequence MTRNTMEQTRVTTPFTAESTAAEVIDGVDLRGRRAVVTGGASGIGVETARALAAAGAEVTIAVRDLGAGKRVADDLALALATGNARVRVAPLDLMDQASVASFTATWEGPLHILVNNAGVMASPEARTPEGWESQFATNHLGHFALAAGLRPALAAAGGARVVSVSSSAHLRSPVVFDDIQFRERPYDPWLAYGQSKTANVLFAVEAGRRWAGDGIVANALMPGAIPTGLQRHVTEEELERMSADLLDL; translated from the coding sequence ATGACTCGGAACACGATGGAGCAGACGCGCGTCACCACGCCGTTCACCGCCGAATCCACCGCAGCCGAGGTGATCGACGGCGTCGACCTGCGCGGACGGCGGGCGGTCGTGACCGGCGGCGCGTCCGGCATCGGCGTCGAGACCGCGCGGGCACTGGCCGCCGCGGGAGCCGAGGTGACGATCGCGGTCCGCGACCTCGGCGCGGGCAAGCGGGTCGCCGACGACCTCGCCCTCGCCCTCGCCACCGGCAACGCGCGGGTGCGGGTGGCGCCGCTCGACCTGATGGACCAGGCGTCCGTCGCGTCGTTCACCGCGACCTGGGAGGGGCCGCTGCACATCCTCGTCAACAACGCCGGTGTGATGGCCTCGCCCGAGGCGCGCACGCCCGAGGGCTGGGAGTCGCAGTTCGCCACCAACCACCTCGGGCACTTCGCGCTGGCCGCCGGCCTGCGCCCGGCGCTCGCGGCGGCCGGCGGCGCCCGGGTCGTGTCGGTCAGCTCCAGCGCCCACCTGCGCTCGCCGGTCGTCTTCGACGACATCCAGTTCCGGGAGCGCCCGTACGACCCGTGGCTCGCCTACGGGCAGTCCAAGACCGCCAACGTGCTGTTCGCGGTCGAGGCGGGCCGGCGCTGGGCGGGCGACGGCATCGTCGCCAACGCGCTCATGCCGGGCGCGATCCCGACCGGCCTCCAGCGGCACGTCACCGAGGAGGAGCTTGAGCGCATGTCGGCCGACCTGCTCGACCTCTGA
- a CDS encoding TetR/AcrR family transcriptional regulator produces MSTPARPTGVKPLRADARRNRERLLDVAVRAFSQEGPDVTLDAIAKEAGVGIGTLYRHFPTREALIEAAYRNELAKLCDAAAGLLEEMPPDVALRTWMDRFADYLATKRGMADALRAVIAAGANPYAHSRDRLVGAIGTLIEAGAAAGVFRRDVAAEDVLTGMNGVCLAAGEPARREQAGRVIDLLVDGLRHGASGATA; encoded by the coding sequence GTGTCCACCCCCGCTCGACCGACCGGAGTCAAGCCGTTGCGCGCCGATGCCCGGCGCAACCGCGAGCGGCTGCTCGACGTCGCCGTACGGGCGTTCTCCCAGGAGGGGCCGGACGTCACTCTCGACGCGATCGCGAAGGAGGCGGGCGTCGGCATCGGCACGCTCTACCGCCACTTCCCCACGAGGGAGGCGCTGATCGAGGCGGCCTACCGCAACGAGCTGGCGAAGCTGTGCGACGCGGCGGCCGGGCTGCTGGAGGAGATGCCGCCCGACGTGGCGCTGCGCACCTGGATGGACCGCTTCGCCGACTACCTCGCGACCAAGCGGGGCATGGCGGACGCGCTCCGCGCGGTGATCGCCGCCGGCGCCAACCCGTACGCCCACAGCCGTGACCGGCTGGTCGGCGCGATCGGCACGCTGATCGAGGCGGGGGCCGCCGCGGGGGTGTTCCGGCGGGACGTGGCGGCCGAGGACGTGCTCACCGGCATGAACGGCGTCTGCCTCGCCGCGGGCGAGCCCGCGCGGCGCGAGCAGGCCGGGCGGGTGATCGACCTGCTCGTGGACGGCCTGCGCCACGGCGCCTCCGGGGCGACGGCCTGA
- a CDS encoding DUF1206 domain-containing protein, with translation MVALLTRNKAAASSDSQSEDVTKALFDLPGGQFLVGLLALGVIALGAYWIYEGWTGKFMRDMQVTEPRARGVVVRLGKAGYIARGVIALSAGALIGQAALTYDPDRAAGIDDALKALADTPAGPWLLAVVAIGLVLFAAYCFAEARWHRV, from the coding sequence ATGGTGGCGCTGCTCACGCGGAACAAGGCCGCCGCCTCGTCCGACAGCCAGTCGGAGGACGTCACCAAGGCGCTGTTCGACCTGCCCGGAGGGCAGTTCCTGGTCGGCCTGCTGGCTCTCGGCGTGATCGCCCTCGGCGCGTACTGGATATACGAGGGCTGGACCGGGAAGTTCATGCGGGACATGCAGGTGACCGAGCCCCGCGCCCGCGGTGTCGTGGTCAGGCTCGGCAAGGCCGGCTACATCGCCCGCGGCGTCATCGCCCTGTCCGCCGGCGCCCTGATCGGCCAGGCGGCCCTCACGTACGACCCGGACAGGGCGGCCGGAATCGACGACGCGCTCAAGGCGCTCGCCGACACCCCGGCCGGTCCGTGGCTGCTGGCCGTGGTCGCGATCGGCCTGGTGCTGTTCGCCGCCTACTGCTTCGCGGAGGCCCGCTGGCACCGCGTGTGA